A stretch of Tripterygium wilfordii isolate XIE 37 chromosome 11, ASM1340144v1, whole genome shotgun sequence DNA encodes these proteins:
- the LOC120008500 gene encoding F-box protein At1g55000, translating to MDGCGDDDGGAGAHLLTNPSNPSSSIASSDLSTSASVGAASISISSMNSQFEALASFDILRLIFEMLPVSDLARVTCVCRFWRYVASDGNIVANAFMAPWKLKALVGKPLHGSFWRDSSISKFAISHRIRRGDTVASLAIKYSVQVMDIKRLNNMMSDYGINSRERLLIPVSKPEILVDVTCFIELDTHAKREVAVLYLEGGPDTKLSHVFNRTSDRGRKRVIDSIKRSMQVDDGTALYYLSLSNGDPRAALAEFSADLSWERQVGIA from the exons ATGGATGGTTGTGGCGATGATGATGGAGGAGCTGGAGCTCACCTCCTCACGAACCCCTCAAACCCCTCTTCTTCTATCGCCTCCTCCGATCTCTCCACATCAGCGTCCGTCGGCGCCGCCTCCATCTCGATATCCTCGATGAACTCTCAATTCGAGGCTCTTGCCTCCTTCGACATCCTCCGTCTAATCTTCGAGATGCTGCCTGTTTCGGACCTGGCCCGCGTCACTTGTGTCTGCCGCTTCTGGCGATACGTTGCCTCTGACGGCAACATCGTAGCGAATGCATTCATGGCTCCCTGGAAGCTCAAGGCTTTGGTGGGGAAACCATTGCACGGAAGCTTTTGGCGGGACAGCAGCATCTCCAAATTCGCCATCTCTCACCGCATCAGACGTGGGGATACCGTGGCCAGCCTGGCCATCAAGTATTCGGTGCAG GTTATGGACATAAAACGGTTAAATAACATGATGAGTGACTATGGCATTAATTCAAGGGAGAGACTATTAATACCTGTAAGCAAACCAGAAATCCTTGTTGATGTCACATGCTTCATAGAGTTGGATACTCATGCAAAAAGGGAGGTGGCTGTGCTGTACTTGGAAGGTGGGCCTGACACAAAGCTCAGCCACGTCTTCAACCGGACCTCTGACCGAGGCAGGAAGAGGGTTATTGACTCCATAAAGAGAAGCATGCAGGTTGATGATGGAACTGCTCTAtactatctctctctctcaaatggtGACCCTCGAGCTGCACTTGCGGAATTCTCTGCAGACCTAAGTTGGGAGAGGCAGGTAGGTATAGCATAG
- the LOC120008606 gene encoding probable ribosomal RNA small subunit methyltransferase B: MAYVLSHGAVLCADTRGAMSKPMKLDKKSRETAISTPRTGSLKPSRKTQKLNLEVSPHRAVSAVRLMRIEFGGAFADLLNEKGKGSGDNEMRYVERTLGFCTRDLEDRDLRLVTDIVGGTIRWRRYIDHLICALCHNEKTFRSMEPLLLQILRIGFFEIVKLEMPAYAVVDENVRLAKVALRPGAGNMVNGILRKLVLLKENDSLPLPKLEGAGRAQARVLATLYSHPVWMVRRWTKNLGQEEAIKLMMWNNSDPTFSLRANIGKDFTRADLVKQLNSLKVPYELSLHLNDFCRIKTGLQTIIQAGLLKDGLCAVQDESAGLVVSIVDPQPGESILDCCAAPGGKTLYMASCLSQKGMVYANDINKARLRILKEAAKSHGVDGVVTTIHADLCVFAVNNPVKFDKVLLDAPCSGQGVLSKRADLRWNKRLEDLDELKNLQDELFDAASRSVKPGGVLVYSTCSIDPEENEDRVDSFLLKHPEFRVDSVESFVPPSFVTSRGFYFSDPVKHSQDGAFAARLVRSL, from the exons ATGGCGTACGTGCTTTCCCATGGCGCGGTTCTTTGTGCAGACACACGCGGGGCTATGTCTAAGCCAATGAAGCTTGACAAGAAGAGTAGGGAGACTGCGATATCAACTCCTAGAACAG GTTCTCTCAAACCCTCTCGAAAAACCCAGAAGCTGAATTTGGAGGTTTCCCCACATAGAGCTG TGTCTGCGGTGAGATTGATGAGAATAGAGTTTGGTGGTGCTTTTGCTGATCTGTTGAACGAGAAGGGAAAAGGTTCTGGTGATAATGAGATGAGATACGTTGAAAGAACCCTTGGGTTTTGCACCCGGGATTTGGAGGATCGGGATCTTAGACTG GTTACAGACATTGTTGGAGGCACTATTCGGTGGAGAAGATATATTGATCATTTAATTTGTGCCCTCTGCCATAACGAGAAAACATTCAGAAGCATGGAACCTCTTCTTTTGCAG ATTCTTCGAATTGGCTTCTTTGAGATTGTCAAGCTAGAAATGCCAGCATATGCTGTTGTGGATGAG AATGTGAGACTCGCGAAGGTTGCCCTGAGGCCTGGTGCTGGTAACATGGTTAATGGAATCCTTCGGAAGCTTGTCTTGCTTAAG gaGAACGACTCCCTTCCTCTACCCAAATTGGAAGGTGCTGGACGCGCACAAGCACGTGTTCTCGCTACTCTTTATTCTCATCCTGTT TGGATGGTAAGGAGATGGACAAAGAATCTTGGACAAGAGGAAGCTATTAAATTGATGATGTGGAACAATAGTGATCCCACTTTCAGCTTGAG GGCAAACATCGGGAAAGATTTTACCAGAGCTGACCTTGTGAAGCAGCTTAATTCGTTGAAG GTGCCTTATGAGCTGTCGTTgcatttaaatgatttttgccGCATCAAGACTGGGTTGCAG ACTATCATACAAGCTGGATTGCTGAAAGATGGTTTGTGCGCAGTCCAAGATGAGAGTGCAG GTCTGGTAGTTTCTATCGTGGATCCTCAACCTGGTGAGAGCATTCTTGATTGTTGTGCTGCTCCAGGAGGAAAGACTCTGTATATGGCTTCCTGTTTGAGTCAGAAAG GCATGGTATATGCAAATGATATAAACAAAGCCCGATTACGAATTCTAAAAGAGGCAGCCAAGTCCCATGGGGTTGATGGTGTAGTCACTACCATACATGCTGATCTTTGTGTCTTTGCT gtAAATAATCCGGTGAAGTTTGACAAAGTTCTACTGGATGCTCCATGTTCTGGACAAGGTGTTCTCTCAAAG AGAGCTGACTTACGTTGGAATAAGAGGTTAGAGGATTTAGATGAACTCAAGAATTTACAGGATGAGCTCTTTGATGCGGCTTCTAG ATCGGTAAAGCCTGGAGGAGTTTTAGTATACAGTACTTGCTCCATAGATCCTGAAGAGAATGAAGATAGGGTAGACTCGTTTCTTCTCAAGCATCCG GAGTTCCGAGTAGATTCTGTGGAGAGTTTTGTTCCACCCAGTTTTGTAACGTCGCGTGGTTTCTATTTCTCTGATCCGGTAAAACATTCACAAGACGGGGCCTTTGCAGCTCGTCTAGTTCGATCCTTGTGA